Proteins from a genomic interval of Onychostoma macrolepis isolate SWU-2019 chromosome 17, ASM1243209v1, whole genome shotgun sequence:
- the jdp2a gene encoding jun dimerization protein 2, protein MQRFPLFKIYSRPPADVTKGLHSLTSRPKSAVVTGVCDMMPGQIPDPSVTAGSLPSLGPLAGISATTLTEHLKYADLCNLGAMLSPLHLLGKLGKRTLPIKAEKDEEEERRKRRREKNKVAAARCRNKKKERTEYLQRESERLEMMNSELKAQIEELKHERQQLILMLNRHRPTCIVSTDSIKTPEKEANPLLEQVEAK, encoded by the exons ATGCAACGATTCCCGCTCTTCAAGATCTACTCGCGACCTCCGGCTGACGTCACAAAGGGACTCCACTCGCTCACCTCGAGACCAAAGTCAG CTGTGGTCACGGGCGTTTGTGACATGATGCCGGGACAGATACCGGACCCCTCGGTGACCGCCGGCTCGCTGCCCAGTCTGGGCCCTCTAGCAGGCATCTCTGCCACCACACTAACCGAACACCTGAAATACGCCGACCTCTGCAACCTTGGGGCCATGCTGTCCCCTTTACATCTACTGGGGAAGCTGGGCAAGCGGACGCTCCCTATTAAAGCCGAG AAAGATGAAGAGGAAGAGCGGAGGAAACGAAGGCGAGAGAAAAACAAAGTAGCAGCAGCAAGATGTcgaaacaaaaagaaagaaagaacagagtATCTACAAAGG GAATCTGAGCGTCTAGAGATGATGAACTCAGAGCTGAAAGCACAGATCGAGGAGCTGAAGCACGAACGACAGCAGCTCATACTAATGCTTAATCGTCATCGGCCCACCTGCATCGTGAGTACGGACAGCATTAAGACGCCTGAGAAAGAGGCCAACCCTCTCCTGGAGCAGGTGGAGGCCAAATGA